A region from the Halorussus halophilus genome encodes:
- a CDS encoding helix-turn-helix domain-containing protein, which translates to MDSCNVPVQISDSSRDGALIAEVHLRHPNLVLSHAIQEVPDMTVHPEYQSVISSGQRRLFFSASGEEFECFETALVEDPTIDDELCVDVFSDRRVYQVELAPDVRHFAPQIAELGARILEMHSEDGGWLVQMRIPSREMLVEFREFCVDNDVTFHLKQLYSPDLSDQQYRTTVSEEQRQMLVTAYEEGYYDIPRGISQNELAEALDISPSAVSQRLRRATAELIGRTLADDE; encoded by the coding sequence ATGGACTCGTGTAACGTACCAGTACAAATTTCAGACTCGTCACGCGATGGTGCGCTCATCGCTGAGGTCCACCTTCGGCATCCGAACCTCGTGCTGAGCCACGCTATTCAGGAAGTTCCGGACATGACGGTTCATCCAGAATATCAGTCTGTCATTAGTTCGGGACAGCGCCGACTCTTCTTCTCGGCGAGCGGGGAGGAGTTCGAATGCTTCGAAACTGCACTGGTCGAAGACCCCACTATCGACGACGAACTCTGCGTGGACGTGTTCTCTGACCGACGCGTCTATCAGGTGGAACTCGCCCCCGACGTTCGTCACTTCGCGCCGCAAATCGCGGAGTTGGGCGCTCGAATTCTCGAAATGCACAGCGAAGACGGGGGTTGGCTCGTCCAGATGCGGATTCCGTCACGCGAGATGCTCGTCGAGTTCCGCGAGTTCTGCGTAGACAACGACGTCACTTTCCACCTCAAGCAACTGTACAGTCCGGACCTCTCGGACCAACAGTACCGGACGACGGTCTCCGAAGAGCAGCGCCAGATGCTCGTGACCGCGTACGAAGAAGGGTACTACGACATCCCCCGAGGGATTTCACAGAACGAACTCGCCGAAGCGCTCGACATCTCGCCGTCGGCGGTCTCTCAGCGACTTCGTCGAGCGACCGCGGAACTCATCGGCCGGACACTCGCAGACGACGAGTGA
- a CDS encoding glycosyltransferase family 2 protein: MNRVSVIIPTYNRADILPRAIDSVLDQTFEDFELLVVDDASTDETRDVVTGYDDERVTYLAHDENQGACAARNTGLEAATGEYIAYFDSDDVWHEEKLERQIDRLDAEADDWVAAYCDFERDLPGASGTFEEVVAGMLGNDGDRKRKEGGRELIGDVLADTFVTCAGSTLVVKREIVEEIGGFDETLDRFQDPEFVVRVLEAGKLAYVDETLVTLYGTGSPAPEIIRGADEEYLDKHADYVEEFEARGHDIRSTHALLLAKEFYADGQLLEGTKHLSNASVDSSQYPGVAWAAFEGIRRKNGTTTVAAGVVGAVALAALVGGFGLRRR, encoded by the coding sequence ATGAACCGGGTCAGCGTCATCATCCCGACCTACAACCGAGCGGACATTCTTCCGCGGGCAATCGACAGCGTCCTCGACCAGACGTTCGAAGATTTCGAGTTGCTCGTCGTCGACGACGCATCGACCGACGAGACGCGCGACGTCGTCACCGGTTACGACGACGAGCGCGTGACGTACCTCGCACACGACGAGAATCAAGGTGCGTGTGCAGCACGAAACACGGGTCTCGAAGCCGCGACGGGGGAGTACATCGCATACTTCGACTCCGACGACGTGTGGCACGAAGAGAAACTCGAACGGCAAATCGACCGACTCGACGCCGAAGCGGACGACTGGGTCGCGGCGTACTGCGACTTCGAGCGCGACCTTCCCGGCGCGAGTGGCACGTTCGAAGAAGTCGTCGCGGGGATGCTCGGCAACGACGGCGACAGAAAGCGAAAGGAGGGCGGCCGAGAACTCATCGGTGACGTACTGGCCGACACGTTCGTGACGTGTGCAGGCTCGACACTCGTCGTCAAGCGCGAAATCGTCGAGGAAATCGGTGGGTTCGACGAGACGCTCGACAGATTCCAGGACCCGGAGTTCGTCGTCCGCGTCTTGGAAGCTGGCAAACTCGCCTACGTGGACGAGACGCTGGTCACGCTGTACGGGACCGGTTCGCCAGCACCCGAAATCATCCGTGGGGCCGACGAAGAGTACCTCGACAAACACGCCGACTACGTCGAAGAGTTCGAGGCGAGAGGTCACGACATCCGTTCGACCCACGCGTTGCTGCTCGCCAAGGAATTCTACGCCGACGGCCAGCTATTAGAGGGGACCAAGCACCTGTCGAACGCGTCGGTCGATTCGAGCCAGTATCCCGGTGTGGCGTGGGCTGCGTTCGAGGGAATTCGACGGAAAAACGGAACTACAACTGTCGCGGCCGGGGTAGTCGGTGCTGTCGCACTCGCCGCACTCGTCGGCGGATTCGGTCTGCGGCGACGATAG
- a CDS encoding ParA family protein: MTFRVCVTNQKGGTGKTTVAVNVAGALANRGNDVLLVDLDPQGYATEATGVAEAYDDTEFTLHDVLLELDNIDRLGDLVEDGNEFDVVPSNATLTAKNTQTQLQQAKGGERRLRMALDRFDRQYDVIVVDCPPGLGALTDNALLATGNVLIPAETKATSMRALELLKDQIDSLGIVFPNMEIRPVGLVANEVRTDGVSEEMLEWFEQVFGESVPIYEVRKRVALQRAMMNGRSILTHDEDCDMEAVFDDIAAGLEQEGGLA; encoded by the coding sequence ATGACCTTTCGCGTCTGCGTGACCAATCAGAAAGGAGGGACTGGCAAGACCACCGTCGCGGTCAACGTGGCCGGGGCACTGGCCAACCGTGGCAACGACGTACTGCTCGTAGACCTCGACCCGCAAGGGTACGCGACCGAAGCGACCGGTGTCGCGGAGGCCTACGACGATACCGAGTTCACCCTCCACGACGTGTTGCTCGAACTCGACAATATCGACCGACTCGGTGACCTCGTCGAAGACGGCAACGAGTTCGACGTGGTGCCCTCGAACGCGACCCTGACCGCGAAGAACACCCAGACGCAACTCCAACAAGCGAAGGGTGGCGAACGGCGACTGCGGATGGCGCTCGACCGCTTCGACCGCCAGTACGACGTGATCGTCGTCGATTGTCCACCGGGCTTGGGTGCACTGACGGACAACGCACTACTGGCGACTGGCAACGTTCTCATTCCTGCCGAGACGAAGGCCACCTCCATGCGTGCGCTCGAACTGCTGAAAGACCAGATCGACAGCCTCGGTATCGTCTTCCCGAACATGGAGATTCGACCGGTCGGACTGGTCGCGAACGAAGTTCGCACCGACGGCGTCTCCGAAGAGATGTTAGAGTGGTTCGAGCAGGTGTTCGGCGAGTCGGTGCCCATCTACGAGGTGCGAAAGCGGGTCGCGCTCCAGCGCGCGATGATGAACGGGCGGTCGATTCTCACGCACGACGAAGACTGCGACATGGAGGCTGTGTTCGATGACATCGCTGCCGGTCTCGAACAGGAGGGTGGTCTCGCATGA
- a CDS encoding response regulator transcription factor, translated as MSESVQSGGEIGAESDEPTVLIVDDEQPITDAYAQWLENDYEVRTAYSGSEALDELDDTVDVVLLDRRMPDLSGEDVLTEIHEQDLGCRVALVSAVEPDFDILELGFDAYLEKPVSEADELRETVETLLRRTTYDSQMQQFLSLATKKAALEAKKSREDLEANEEYAKLQSQLAELREHLSSTATGLDDEDLRAEFHEGR; from the coding sequence TGCAAAGCGGAGGAGAAATCGGAGCGGAGTCCGACGAACCGACGGTGCTCATCGTTGACGACGAGCAACCGATAACGGACGCGTACGCACAGTGGTTAGAGAACGACTACGAGGTTCGGACTGCCTACAGCGGTTCCGAAGCACTCGACGAACTCGACGACACCGTGGACGTCGTGTTGCTAGACAGGCGGATGCCCGACCTCTCCGGTGAGGACGTACTCACCGAGATACACGAGCAAGACCTCGGCTGTCGCGTCGCGCTCGTCTCGGCAGTCGAACCCGACTTCGACATCCTCGAACTCGGTTTCGACGCCTACCTCGAAAAACCCGTCTCGGAAGCCGACGAGCTTCGCGAGACGGTCGAGACGCTACTCCGCCGAACGACGTACGACTCCCAGATGCAGCAGTTCCTCTCGCTCGCGACCAAGAAGGCGGCCCTCGAAGCGAAGAAGAGTCGTGAGGACTTGGAAGCCAACGAGGAGTACGCGAAACTACAGTCGCAGTTGGCGGAACTCAGAGAACACTTGTCGAGTACAGCGACTGGCCTCGACGACGAGGACCTCCGGGCGGAGTTCCACGAAGGACGGTAA
- a CDS encoding two-component system sensor histidine kinase NtrB has translation MTAGPESFGSPSADSAVDRILLLVDHDQNRRLLANWLAPTYTVLTPDPDREPLDSAFDLCLVDESSFTRNLEDLEARKSAANPRFLPYLLVTQTPSPARNPEMWQYVDEVITSPVEKAILRARIDGLLERRRLSLDLYQEKEQSEERFRTLFDTAPDPVFVLDADGRIRAVSDAFRRLTGLVDADIVGYPLADIEAFPSNAVEKLNEDLEERTADDATARTPYTVTYTTREGETRYAEVNTAPVPGESNTEIIGVLRDVTERRQREAELERKNERLDEFASMLAHELRNPLGIAQVYLNMAESEGDEESFDQIDNALKRMDRMIDRLLDLARRGETVGETHLVDLHAAANEAWSQVVAPDADLVVDVDATVQADPQRLREVFENLFRNAVEHGGDDVTVEVGTIDEADESSAGIYVEDDGSGISEEKRVDIFDRGYSAAESGVGLGLTIVRRVVEAHDWSISVTEGDYGGARFQITDIYVE, from the coding sequence ATGACTGCTGGTCCGGAGTCCTTCGGTAGCCCGTCTGCCGACTCTGCCGTCGACCGTATCTTGCTGTTGGTCGACCACGACCAGAATCGACGACTGCTCGCCAACTGGCTCGCTCCGACCTACACTGTTCTCACGCCGGACCCGGACCGAGAACCGCTGGACAGTGCGTTCGATCTCTGTCTGGTGGACGAGTCGTCGTTCACGCGCAACCTCGAAGACCTCGAAGCGCGGAAGTCGGCCGCGAACCCGCGATTTCTTCCGTACTTGCTAGTGACACAGACGCCGTCTCCGGCCCGAAACCCGGAGATGTGGCAGTACGTGGACGAAGTCATCACGAGCCCCGTCGAAAAAGCGATACTCCGCGCGCGTATCGACGGCCTGCTCGAACGTCGTCGCTTGTCGCTGGACCTCTACCAAGAGAAAGAGCAGAGCGAAGAGCGGTTTCGAACGCTGTTCGACACCGCTCCGGACCCAGTCTTCGTCCTCGACGCCGACGGCCGAATCCGTGCAGTCAGCGACGCCTTCCGGCGACTGACCGGACTCGTGGACGCCGACATCGTCGGCTATCCGCTCGCCGACATCGAGGCGTTCCCCTCGAACGCGGTCGAGAAACTCAACGAGGACTTAGAGGAGCGTACGGCCGACGACGCGACCGCCCGAACGCCGTACACGGTCACGTACACCACCCGAGAGGGTGAGACGCGATACGCGGAAGTGAATACGGCACCGGTGCCGGGCGAGAGCAACACCGAGATTATCGGCGTCCTTCGTGACGTGACCGAGCGCCGACAGCGCGAGGCAGAGCTAGAGCGCAAGAACGAGCGACTGGACGAGTTTGCTAGCATGCTCGCTCACGAGTTGCGCAATCCGCTCGGCATCGCACAGGTGTATCTCAACATGGCCGAGTCGGAGGGTGACGAGGAGTCGTTCGACCAAATCGACAACGCGCTCAAGCGCATGGACCGGATGATAGACCGACTGCTCGACCTCGCTCGCCGTGGCGAAACTGTCGGTGAGACTCACCTCGTCGATCTTCACGCCGCCGCCAACGAGGCGTGGTCTCAGGTAGTCGCCCCCGACGCGGACCTCGTCGTAGACGTGGACGCGACGGTACAGGCGGACCCACAGCGGTTACGCGAAGTCTTCGAGAACCTGTTCCGAAACGCGGTCGAACACGGCGGTGACGACGTGACCGTGGAGGTCGGCACAATCGACGAGGCCGACGAGTCGTCGGCCGGTATCTACGTCGAGGACGACGGGTCTGGCATTTCCGAAGAGAAGCGCGTCGATATTTTCGACCGTGGCTACAGTGCGGCAGAGAGCGGCGTTGGTCTCGGACTGACCATCGTCCGGCGCGTGGTGGAAGCTCACGACTGGAGCATCTCGGTCACCGAAGGAGACTACGGTGGCGCACGATTCCAGATTACGGACATATACGTGGAGTGA
- a CDS encoding DUF7344 domain-containing protein, giving the protein MSTTEHSTPDSAGPDAQGDVDEQNELLEKDDIFHILQNQRRRDSLRYLKKADETVRMRDLAEQVAAWEHDTTLQALTSDERQRVYIALYQSHLPKLDEEGIINYNQSRGIVERTEQAAQLDPYLGDSDDDEATDAQSTMLDKRGSYYGGVLGLSTLLLGGAALNLSLLSLLSVAAVGVVALTAFTVLAMDQFGSSE; this is encoded by the coding sequence ATGAGCACGACAGAACATTCCACTCCGGATTCGGCCGGTCCCGACGCACAGGGCGACGTAGATGAGCAGAACGAACTGTTGGAGAAAGACGACATCTTCCACATCCTGCAGAACCAGCGTCGGCGCGACTCGCTGCGCTATCTCAAGAAGGCGGACGAGACCGTCCGCATGCGAGACTTGGCAGAGCAGGTCGCTGCATGGGAACACGACACGACTCTGCAAGCGCTGACTTCCGACGAGCGCCAGCGCGTCTACATCGCTCTGTATCAGTCGCACCTGCCGAAACTGGACGAGGAGGGCATCATCAACTACAACCAGAGTCGCGGTATCGTCGAACGCACCGAGCAGGCGGCACAACTCGACCCGTATCTCGGTGACAGCGACGACGACGAGGCGACAGATGCGCAGAGCACGATGCTCGACAAACGCGGCAGTTACTACGGTGGTGTGCTCGGGCTCAGTACGCTCCTCCTCGGTGGTGCAGCGCTTAACCTTTCGCTCCTCTCGCTCCTCAGTGTCGCCGCGGTCGGCGTCGTCGCGCTGACTGCGTTTACTGTACTGGCGATGGATCAGTTCGGTAGCAGCGAGTAA
- a CDS encoding ATPase domain-containing protein — MVEGSPQRISAGTTGLDDVLCGGFIPGRGYLVRGEPGTGKTLLGINYLLAGADDGETVLYVNLEESEREVKRNAEAVGVDLSEIDFLDLSPNSENFSEGQSYDIFLPNEVEGEPLTEAITNRIEEISPSRVFIDPLTQLRHLTADEYQFRKQVISLISYLRERDSTVLFTSQNTSESSDEDLQFLSDGMIELSRGSAGRTISVPKFRGSDVRSGTHALRISDAGLEVYPKLSPSETEREFELESVPSGVPAVDELLNGGLERGTVTVLSGPTGVGKTTAGTQFMKEAAGRGERSVMYMFEETKPTFLERSEAVNIPVKEMLDHDTLSVQEVEPLNRSAEEFAQMVKNEVEERDTSIVMLDGIDGYKLSLRGEENELVRKLHTLCRYLKNMGVTVILVEEVGGISGDFQATEVGISYLADNIVFLRHLELDGEMRKAVGVLKKRTSDFERTLREFEITEHGLRVGEPLSGVRGIMSGQPELRGSSDD, encoded by the coding sequence ATGGTCGAAGGGTCGCCGCAACGAATCTCGGCCGGAACTACTGGACTAGACGACGTTCTCTGCGGTGGTTTCATCCCCGGCCGAGGATATCTCGTTCGCGGCGAACCAGGTACCGGCAAGACGCTGTTGGGTATCAACTATCTACTCGCTGGCGCAGACGACGGCGAGACGGTCCTCTACGTCAACTTAGAGGAGAGCGAACGGGAAGTGAAACGAAACGCCGAGGCGGTCGGCGTGGACCTCTCGGAAATCGACTTCCTCGACTTGAGTCCGAACTCCGAGAACTTCTCGGAGGGCCAGTCGTACGACATCTTCCTCCCGAACGAAGTCGAAGGCGAACCACTGACGGAGGCAATCACGAACCGCATCGAGGAAATTTCGCCGTCTCGGGTGTTCATCGACCCACTCACACAACTGCGACATCTCACCGCCGACGAGTACCAGTTCCGCAAGCAAGTCATCTCACTGATTAGTTATCTTCGAGAGCGCGACTCGACCGTACTATTTACCTCCCAAAACACGAGCGAGTCGTCGGACGAAGACCTCCAGTTCCTCAGCGACGGCATGATCGAACTCTCTCGTGGATCTGCCGGACGAACGATTTCGGTCCCCAAGTTCAGGGGCTCGGACGTTCGAAGTGGCACTCACGCGCTCCGAATTTCGGACGCGGGTCTCGAAGTGTATCCGAAACTCTCGCCGAGCGAGACCGAACGGGAGTTCGAACTCGAATCGGTTCCGTCGGGCGTTCCGGCGGTGGACGAACTACTCAACGGCGGTCTCGAACGTGGCACCGTGACTGTTCTGAGCGGACCGACCGGCGTCGGCAAGACCACGGCCGGGACGCAGTTCATGAAAGAGGCGGCGGGTCGCGGCGAGCGGTCGGTGATGTACATGTTCGAGGAGACGAAACCGACGTTCCTCGAGCGCAGCGAAGCCGTCAACATTCCGGTCAAGGAGATGCTCGACCACGACACCCTGTCGGTCCAAGAGGTCGAACCCTTGAACCGTTCCGCCGAGGAGTTCGCTCAGATGGTCAAAAACGAGGTCGAGGAGCGCGACACGTCCATCGTGATGCTGGACGGCATCGACGGCTACAAGCTCTCGCTCCGCGGCGAGGAGAACGAACTCGTTCGAAAACTGCACACGCTCTGTCGTTATCTGAAGAACATGGGCGTCACCGTCATCTTGGTAGAGGAGGTGGGCGGAATTAGCGGTGACTTCCAAGCGACCGAGGTGGGAATCAGCTATCTCGCCGACAACATCGTCTTCCTGCGACATCTCGAACTCGACGGCGAGATGCGGAAGGCCGTCGGCGTGCTGAAAAAGCGGACCAGCGACTTCGAGCGCACCCTTCGGGAGTTCGAAATCACCGAGCACGGTCTCAGAGTCGGCGAACCGTTGTCAGGCGTTCGAGGAATCATGAGCGGACAACCTGAACTCCGAGGGTCGAGCGACGACTAA
- a CDS encoding asparagine synthase-related protein, with protein MGRDVRVLTANPDAETVDTDDGRWIFSGLQTETLREAVRDADRPKELRETLPEVTEDATAVYVESGRDEPRVEAYRSVTGTRDIYYLRDGSDDLVVTDHFRNALAQLDAEEREVSDEVVADHLLFRAPIEPRTYATRVNALEQGGWLRWDGTNDEWQTEQVDRLEPGNPCPPDVASASIDATLDDLLEQGCDAETANMLSGGIDSTLLHTYLDDSPAFIMGVDSPEFAFETEYAKRARRMLDTDHRKVTVGEDDFLSHLEASVDALGFPSHYAQTVTTDAALRRDDGYRYLNGEGADALFGLTGTKGLRIAAWLEPLLSEQVADSLSDVAPDAVAGQYSSLTRLADRLQRPVSDAESFAQHLSFFTEPSLAGEFVGDSLVADRFRKQAEYVRGRVTPTANGDRFAKQAEFGHLLSFFRHNTVNQWRQIGYEHDRSFFTPFKTRSMAECALSVPPKKRYIQGATAGRDLTQKYHLKSLLQHRLPEYPTRQKKGSGSLPIERYFEDGALADIFEKYDAPSFVPEQMRSDHVESYGRLTWNLITFAVWRDRILDNQDLSTVSGSRQLA; from the coding sequence ATGGGCCGAGACGTTCGGGTTCTGACTGCGAACCCCGACGCCGAGACCGTCGATACCGACGACGGACGCTGGATATTCTCTGGACTCCAGACCGAGACGCTACGAGAGGCGGTACGCGACGCCGATAGGCCGAAAGAGCTCCGAGAGACGCTCCCGGAGGTCACCGAGGACGCGACCGCCGTCTACGTCGAGTCGGGACGCGACGAACCGCGAGTCGAAGCGTATCGGAGCGTGACTGGCACGAGAGACATCTACTACCTCCGAGACGGGAGCGACGACCTCGTCGTGACTGACCACTTCAGAAACGCACTCGCACAGTTGGACGCCGAAGAACGCGAGGTGTCCGACGAAGTCGTCGCCGACCACCTGCTTTTCCGTGCGCCAATCGAGCCGCGAACGTACGCGACGCGCGTCAACGCGCTCGAACAAGGTGGGTGGCTTCGCTGGGACGGGACGAACGATGAATGGCAGACAGAACAAGTTGACCGACTCGAACCGGGGAATCCTTGCCCACCAGACGTCGCGAGCGCGTCTATCGACGCGACGTTAGACGACCTCCTCGAACAGGGCTGCGACGCAGAGACAGCGAACATGCTCTCGGGAGGCATCGACTCAACGCTCCTCCACACCTATCTCGACGACTCGCCAGCGTTCATCATGGGCGTCGATTCGCCGGAGTTCGCCTTCGAGACCGAGTACGCAAAGCGCGCCCGCCGAATGCTCGACACCGACCATCGAAAGGTCACCGTCGGCGAGGACGACTTCCTCAGTCATCTCGAAGCGAGCGTGGACGCGCTCGGATTCCCCTCTCACTACGCTCAGACCGTGACGACCGACGCAGCGCTCCGACGCGACGACGGGTACCGGTACCTCAACGGTGAGGGTGCAGACGCCCTCTTCGGTCTCACCGGGACGAAGGGACTCCGAATTGCAGCGTGGTTGGAGCCATTGCTCTCCGAACAAGTCGCCGATTCGTTGTCCGACGTCGCTCCAGACGCGGTCGCGGGGCAGTACAGTTCTCTGACTCGACTAGCCGACAGACTCCAGCGCCCAGTCTCCGACGCCGAGTCGTTCGCACAGCACCTCAGCTTCTTCACAGAACCGTCGCTCGCAGGTGAATTCGTCGGCGACTCGCTCGTCGCCGACCGCTTCCGCAAACAGGCAGAGTACGTTCGTGGCCGAGTCACACCGACGGCCAACGGCGACCGATTCGCCAAGCAAGCCGAGTTCGGTCACTTACTCAGCTTCTTCCGACACAACACGGTCAACCAGTGGCGACAGATCGGCTACGAACACGACCGAAGCTTCTTCACGCCGTTCAAGACGCGGAGCATGGCAGAGTGTGCACTCTCGGTCCCCCCGAAGAAGCGTTACATCCAGGGTGCGACGGCCGGACGTGACCTCACGCAGAAGTACCACCTCAAGTCGCTCCTGCAGCACCGGCTTCCGGAGTATCCGACACGTCAGAAGAAAGGCTCGGGGTCGCTTCCCATCGAACGGTACTTCGAGGACGGTGCGCTCGCGGACATCTTCGAGAAGTACGACGCGCCAAGCTTCGTCCCCGAACAGATGCGTTCGGACCACGTCGAGAGTTACGGACGGTTGACGTGGAATCTCATCACCTTCGCGGTGTGGCGCGACCGAATACTCGACAATCAAGACCTTTCGACCGTCTCTGGTTCACGTCAGTTGGCCTGA